In one window of Eubalaena glacialis isolate mEubGla1 chromosome 13, mEubGla1.1.hap2.+ XY, whole genome shotgun sequence DNA:
- the E2F1 gene encoding transcription factor E2F1 — MAVAGAPTGGPCAPALEALLGAGALRLLDSSQIVIISTAQDASAPPAPAGPAAPAAGPRDPDLLLFATPQAPRPTPSAPRPALGRPPVKRRLDLETDHQYLAESSGPARGRGRHPGKGVKSPGEKSRYETSLNLTTKRFLELLSRSADGVVDLNWAAEVLKVQKRRIYDITNVLEGIQLIAKKSKNHIQWLGSHAAVGIGGRLEGLTQDLQQLQESERQLDHLIHICTTQLRLLSEDADSQRLAYVTCQDLRSIADPAEQMVMVIKAPPETQLQAVDSSETFQISLKSKQGPIDVFLCPEESAGGISPGKTSSQGAASGEEDRAADPATTVPPPPSSSPPSSPATDPSQSLLSLEQEPLLSRMGSLRAPVDEDRLSPLVAADSLLEHVREDFAGLLPEEFISLSPPHEALDYHFGLEEGEGIRDLFDCDFGDLTPLDF, encoded by the exons ATGGCCGTGGCCGGGGCCCCCACGGGCGGCCCTTGCGCGCCGGCGCTGGAGGCCCTCCTCGGGGCCGGCGCGCTGCGGCTGCTCGACTCCTCGCAGATCGTCATCATCTCCACGGCGCAGGACGCCAGCGCCCCGCCGGCCCCCGCCGGCCCCGCCGCGCCCGCCGCCGGGCCCCGCGACCCCGACCTGCTGCTCTTCGCCACGCCGCAGGCGCCCCGGCCCACACCCAGCGCGCCGCGCCCCGCGCTCGGCCGCCCGCCG GTGAAGCGGAGGCTGGACTTGGAAACTGACCATCAGTACCTGGCCGAGAGCAGTGGGCCAGCTCGGGGCAGAGGCCGCCACCCAGGAAAAG GTGTGAAATCCCCAGGGGAGAAGTCACGCTATGAAACATCGCTGAATCTGACTACCAAGCGCTTCCTGGAGTTGCTGAGCCGCTCGGCCGATGGTGTCGTCGACCTGAACTGGGCAGCTGAGGTGCTGAAGGTGCAGAAACGGCGCATCTACGACATCACCAACGTCCTCGAGGGCATCCAGCTCATCGCCAAGAAGTCCAAGAACCACATCCAGTGGCT AGGCAGCCATGCAGCAGTGGGGATCGGTGGGCGGCTCGAAGGATTGACCCAGGACCTCCAGCAACTGCAGGAAAGCGAGCGGCAGCTGGACCACCTGATCCACATCTGCACCACGCAGCTGCGTCTGCTTTCCGAGGATGCTGACAGCCAGCG CCTGGCCTACGTGACCTGCCAGGACCTTCGTAGCATTGCGGACCCTGCAGAACAGATGGTTATGGTGATCAAGGCCCCTCCCGAGACCCAGCTTCAAGCCGTGGACTCCTCAGAG ACCTTTCAGATCTCCCTTAAGAGCAAACAAGGCCCCATCGATGTTTTCCTGTGCCCTGAGGAGAGTGCGGGCGGGATCAGCCCCGGGAAGACCTCGTCCCAGGGTGCAGCTTCTGGGGAGGAGGACAGGGCAGCTGACCCTGCCACCACagtgccaccaccaccatcatcatctccCCCCTCATCCCCTGCCACGGATCCCAGTCAGTCCCTGCTAAGCCTGGAGCAAG AACCTCTGCTTTCCCGGATGGGCAGCCTGCGGGCCCCCGTGGACGAGGACCGCCTGTCCCCACTGGTGGCGGCCGACTCGCTCCTGGAGCACGTGCGGGAGGACTTTGCCGGCCTCCTCCCCGAGGAGTTCATCAGCCTGTCCCCCCCGCACGAGGCCCTCGACTACCACTTCGGCCTCGAGGAGGGCGAGGGCATCAGAGACCTCTTCGACTGTGACTTTGGGGACCTCACTCCCCTGGATTTCTGA
- the ACTL10 gene encoding actin-like protein 10, whose translation MRQSQELKGGPPSSPAEAGFSRRGRSFGLKGVAGPKVASLSGSHRVRRLPSLGRVAVVVDQGSGFTKAGFAGEEQPRLVLKSSSLVPSWDRPVLPGAPGCELAGGVARAHPIKHGVVVDWEALEGLWERLLVGGLRVCPEQWPVLVSDSPSAPPAGRERVAELLFEDLAVPACHMASTALLALCSVGAFSGLALEAGAGVCHATPIYAGHSWHEATFRLDVAGSTLSRYLRDLLVAACPDQRLHALPRKVITQLKKHCCYVSLDFEGDLRNPARHHPVSFYLGNGCSVCLSSERFRCPEPIFQPGLLGQAEPGLPTLAFRALQRMPATLRTRLANTVVVAGGSTLFPGFTERLEMELEAQCRRHGYGALQPRLVAKPGRGTAVWTGGSMVASLRSFQCHWMTRAMYQECGSRLVHEVFN comes from the coding sequence ATGAGGCAGAGCCAAGAGCTGAAAGGCGGGCCTCCATCAAGTCCAGCTGAGGCGGGGTTCTCACGCCGGGGGCGGAGCTTTGGGCTGAAGGGCGTGGCCGGCCCGAAGGTGGCGTCGCTGTCCGGGAGCCACCGGGTCCGCCGGCTGCCCTCGCTGGGCCGCGTCGCGGTGGTGGTGGACCAGGGCTCGGGCTTCACCAAGGCGGGCTTCGCGGGCGAGGAGCAGCCGCGCCTGGTACTGAAGAGCTCCAGCCTGGTACCCAGCTGGGACCGGCCCGTGCTGCCCGGGGCGCCCGGCTGCGAGCTGGCGGGCGGCGTGGCGCGGGCGCACCCCATCAAGCACGGCGTGGTGGTGGACTGGGAGGCGCTGGAGGGGCTGTGGGAGCGCCTGCTGGTGGGCGGCCTGCGGGTGTGCCCAGAGCAGTGGCCGGTGCTGGTGAGCGACTCGCCGTCGGCTCCGCCCGCGGGCCGCGAGAGGGTGGCCGAGCTGCTGTTCGAGGACCTGGCAGTGCCCGCGTGCCACATGGCCAGCACCGCGTTGCTGGCGCTCTGCTCTGTCGGCGCGTTCAGCGGGCTGGCCTTGGAGGCGGGCGCGGGCGTGTGCCACGCCACACCCATCTATGCGGGCCACTCGTGGCACGAGGCCACCTTCCGGCTGGACGTGGCAGGCAGTACTCTGTCGCGCTACCTGCGGGACCTGCTGGTGGCAGCCTGCCCCGATCAACGACTGCATGCCCTGCCCCGCAAGGTCATCACACAGCTCAAGAAGCACTGCTGCTATGTGTCGCTGGACTTCGAGGGTGACCTCCGTAACCCTGCCCGCCACCATCCTGTCAGTTTCTACTTAGGCAATGGGTGCTCTGTCTGCCTCAGCAGCGAGCGCTTCCGCTGCCCAGAACCCATCTTCCAGCCGGGTCTGCTAGGCCAGGCTGAGCCGGGACTGCCCACCCTGGCTTTCCGGGCACTGCAGAGGATGCCCGCAACACTACGGACACGGCTGGCCAACACCGTGGTGGTGGCCGGTGGCTCCACGCTTTTCCCTGGCTTCACTGAGCGCCTGGAGATGGAGCTGGAAGCCCAGTGCCGGCGGCATGGTTATGGGGCACTGCAGCCTCGCCTGGTGGCCAAGCCCGGGCGTGGCACAGCAGTGTGGACAGGCGGCTCCATGGTGGCCTCACTGCGTTCCTTCCAATGCCACTGGATGACCCGGGCCATGTACCAGGAATGTGGCTCCAGGCTGGTGCACGAAGTGTTCAACTGA